From the genome of Hymenobacter gelipurpurascens:
ACGCGTACTCCTACGACTGGTCTTTCTATCACTATGCCTTCTTAGGATTCATGCTGGCGGCTTTGGCGGAGCCCGTTCCTGTCATGCCTCCCGTTCCGGTGCCTGCTCCGTCTCTGCCGGGCTCTGCGGCCTGGCCTCCTGCCCCCCTACCCGCTCACTTCTCAGCCCAGGAGGCCTAACGCGCGCCCCAGTTCTCTCCCTAGCAGTTTGCTCTCTTCCATATGAAAGTCCTATGGCTTGCCCCTTTTCCGCACCGGAGTTATGCCGGCCACCCGGCCCCCTGGCTTACCACGCTGGCCCGTGCTCTCAGCCGACAGCCGGGGTTTGACCTGACGGTATTAAACTGGGAGCCAGCCCTGACTCAGCCAGTAGAGGAGTACGAGCAGGACGGCATTCACTTCGTATATCTGAAGACGCCTACCACCCGCCAGGACCTGCTTTCCCTGTATCGCCAGCGCATTGCTCTAACCGCCGACTACCTGCGCCGCTACCACCGGGAGTACGATGTTATTCATGTGCATGGCTCCGAGCTGCAGTACCAAGCCGCCGTGGCAGGCCTAGACCGGCCTGTACTTTTATCCGTGCAGGGTATCATCTCAGAGTGTCTGCGGGTGCTGCCCGAAACCCTGTCGTTGCGGCGGGTTTTCTGGACGCTGGCCAGCTACTACGAGCGTAAATATGTGCCGGGCATCCATGAGTTCTCGTGCCGTACAAACTGGGACAAAGCACAAGTGGCGAAGCTCAGCCCCGGCAGCCGCATTCACCACAATTGGGAGATGATACGGCCAGAATTCTTTGCGCCGGTCACAGAAGATTCTGTTCCAGAGGGGCGCCCTCAGATTCTGTTTATGGGTGGCACCCAAATCATGAAAGGCTTTCACGAAACCCTGCAAGCCTTTGATGCAGTATGCCGCCAGATACCGGCCAAGTTGGTAGTGGTAGGCGAGCAGGATGCTGAGCAGGTATTCCGCTACGTGCGACAGGCAGGCCTACACCATATTCAGCACCAAGATATTGAGTGCAGGGGCTTCCAAACGGCTCAGCAGTTGCGAGACGTATTCGCGCAATCGTTGTGCCTGCTCCATCCTTCCTACATTGATAACAGCCCCAATAGTGTGTGCGAAGCGCAGGTAGCGGGGCTGCCGGTAGTAGCCTCGCAGGTTGGCGGGGTAGATTCGCTGATTGATGATGGCCACACGGGGTTGCTTTCTTCCTTACGCCCCCAGCAGCTGGCCGACCAAGTGCTACGCCTGCACCACGCCCCCGACCTGAGTCGCCGGTTGGCAGCGCAGGCCCAGGTGGTGGCTCGCACTCGCCACGACCCTGCTACTATCCTACAACGCGCCCTCGATATCTACCACGTGATCCAATAACCACCCCACGCTATGAACCCTCTCTTCCGCTTTTCCGGCCTACGGAAAGTCACGTATCTACTGCAGAACGCGGTGTTCAACTGGTTGTACGCGGGTCGGCTGGGCACTTCCATCAAGATTTTCGGGATTCCGCTCCTGCAGGTACCGAACTGGAAGAACGTGCGTGTAGGCCAGGGGGTGTGGCTAATTTCCGATTCCTACTTCAGTGAGCCCGGCATCAGCCACCCCGTTCTGATTCGTCTGCTCAATGACTCGGCGCGACTGAGCATCGGCGACAATGTGGGTATTAGCGGTGGTGGCATTTGCGTGCAAACGGAAGTCATCATTGGGAATGATGTTATGCTAGGGGCCAACACATTTATTACGGATACCGATTTCCACCCGCTTCTTGCTGAAAACCGCCGCTTCAGCGACGCCAATATCCGAACCCGGCCGGTCCTCATTGAAGACAACGTATTCATCGGTATGAATAGCTTGATTCTCAAAGGCGTACACATCGGTCGAAACTCCGTTATTGGCGCAGGAAGCGTAGTCTCGCATGATGTTCCGGCCAATGAAATCTGGGCCGGTAACCCTGCCCGGTTTGTGAAGCGTCTGCCGGTGGGCCCTTCCGGTCCTGAAGCGGATACTGCAGCAGTAGCCGCGCAGGTTGCGGTTTTATCGTCGGCGTCTTGAGAGTGGCCTAGCAATTCCTTATCTGCATTCCCGATCCAATTATGCTTGACTCTACCCACCTGATCACGCCCGTATTGTTGCTGCTGTTCAATCGTCCGGACACCACTCGTCGGGTGTTTGCGGCGGTGCGCCAGGCCCGGCCGAAGAGGCTGTACATCGCCGCCGACGGTCCCCGCCCCACTCACCCCACCGATGTGGCACTGTGTGCCGAAGCACGCTCTATTGTGGGAGAAATTGACTGGCCTTGCGAAGTATTTACGCTGTTTCGGTCTACCAACCTCAACTGTGGCCTAGGTCCGGCTACAGCTATCGATTGGTTTTTTCGGGCTGAAGAAGAGGGCATTATTCTGGAAGATGACTGTGTACCTTCTCCTTCCTTCTTTACCTTCTGTGAAGAGCTGCTGGCCCGCTACCGTTCCGACACCCGCGTAATGCACATTGGCGGCAACAATTTCAGCCGCGAAGCCTGCTACTCTCAGCGGGCAGGCTCTGACTCGTACTTTTTCTCCACTCAGGTAAACAGCTGGGGATGGGCTACCTGGCGCCGCGCCTGGCAGCTCTACGACTTTCATCTGACGCGCTTTCAGAACCTCCACGATCAAGGCTATCTGGAGGGAAAGTACAGCTCATGGCTCGAAACCCGCTACCGCCTCAGCAAGATACAAGAGGTACGGCACCTGCCCCAGCCGCCCGATGTGTGGGACTATCAATGGCACTTCGCGGTGCTGGCTCACTCGGGGCTGTGCATAGTGCCAGCCGTGAATCTGGTAGGAAATATCGGCTTTGGAGAGCTGGGCACGCACACCCTCGATGCACAAGACCAGCAAGCCAACCAGCCTGCCTCCGACCTGGCTTTCCCGCTGCAGCACCCAGCGCAGGTGTTGCAGGATAAGCGCCGCGACCGACAGCATTTTCGGGAGTTTTTGCTTAGTCGCGTTGCCATTAAGGCCCGCAAAATGCTGAGTCGCCCACGTACCGCATCGGCGCCAGCCCCGGCACCACCTCCGGTTCCTACAGCGTCTGTTTCGCCTCAAACACAATTGGTATGAACGTTTTGCTATCAGCTTACGCCTGTAACCCCTCTTATGGGGGTGAAGATGGCTTCGGCTTTCACTGGACCTGGCAAACTGCTCAGCAGGGCCACCGTGTGTGGTGCCTTACCAACCCTGCTGGCGAAG
Proteins encoded in this window:
- a CDS encoding glycosyltransferase family 4 protein, producing MKVLWLAPFPHRSYAGHPAPWLTTLARALSRQPGFDLTVLNWEPALTQPVEEYEQDGIHFVYLKTPTTRQDLLSLYRQRIALTADYLRRYHREYDVIHVHGSELQYQAAVAGLDRPVLLSVQGIISECLRVLPETLSLRRVFWTLASYYERKYVPGIHEFSCRTNWDKAQVAKLSPGSRIHHNWEMIRPEFFAPVTEDSVPEGRPQILFMGGTQIMKGFHETLQAFDAVCRQIPAKLVVVGEQDAEQVFRYVRQAGLHHIQHQDIECRGFQTAQQLRDVFAQSLCLLHPSYIDNSPNSVCEAQVAGLPVVASQVGGVDSLIDDGHTGLLSSLRPQQLADQVLRLHHAPDLSRRLAAQAQVVARTRHDPATILQRALDIYHVIQ
- a CDS encoding acyltransferase; the protein is MNPLFRFSGLRKVTYLLQNAVFNWLYAGRLGTSIKIFGIPLLQVPNWKNVRVGQGVWLISDSYFSEPGISHPVLIRLLNDSARLSIGDNVGISGGGICVQTEVIIGNDVMLGANTFITDTDFHPLLAENRRFSDANIRTRPVLIEDNVFIGMNSLILKGVHIGRNSVIGAGSVVSHDVPANEIWAGNPARFVKRLPVGPSGPEADTAAVAAQVAVLSSAS
- a CDS encoding nucleotide-diphospho-sugar transferase, with amino-acid sequence MLDSTHLITPVLLLLFNRPDTTRRVFAAVRQARPKRLYIAADGPRPTHPTDVALCAEARSIVGEIDWPCEVFTLFRSTNLNCGLGPATAIDWFFRAEEEGIILEDDCVPSPSFFTFCEELLARYRSDTRVMHIGGNNFSREACYSQRAGSDSYFFSTQVNSWGWATWRRAWQLYDFHLTRFQNLHDQGYLEGKYSSWLETRYRLSKIQEVRHLPQPPDVWDYQWHFAVLAHSGLCIVPAVNLVGNIGFGELGTHTLDAQDQQANQPASDLAFPLQHPAQVLQDKRRDRQHFREFLLSRVAIKARKMLSRPRTASAPAPAPPPVPTASVSPQTQLV